A stretch of the Schistocerca serialis cubense isolate TAMUIC-IGC-003099 chromosome 2, iqSchSeri2.2, whole genome shotgun sequence genome encodes the following:
- the LOC126456391 gene encoding uncharacterized protein LOC126456391, protein MSSTSSLSREECRQIVKRHLQRDDFELAWFAVAPLSSDMKGFMGDHLKLRVSVSLGDREREGAKTTELQFFVKSVPLDDIFRRNLAMSTTGYQKEILFYGDLLRDVQKHLRCSEYEAATYLGTVPKCYYLRPDLLVLEDLALAGYHMLDPKKPLDVRQCECVLKALARLQATSIVFEEREGRRLSDKYPLLAEESLFCSKSDSQLYIAHSISRRDTHDLLDLVPRFAPGTPHNRSLHSLLDTAMESVYELLKPSGK, encoded by the coding sequence ATGAGCTCCACGTCATCACTGTCGCGAGAGGAATGTCGACAAATCGTCAAGAGGCACCTGCAGAGGGACGACTTCGAGTTGGCTTGGTTTGCAGTGGCTCCCCTTAGCTCAGACATGAAGGGCTTCATGGGCGATCACCTGAAGCTGCGCGTATCTGTCTCGCTAGGCGACAGGGAGAGGGAAGGTGCCAAGACCACCGAACTGCAGTTCTTTGTCAAGTCGGTGCCTCTAGATGACATCTTCAGGAGGAATTTAGCAATGTCCACTACTGGCTATCAGAAGGAGATCCTCTTCTACGGTGATCTCCTTAGGGACGTGCAGAAACACCTGCGCTGCTCGGAGTACGAGGCTGCTACGTACCTGGGCACCGTCCCTAAGTGCTACTACTTGCGGCCGGATTTGCTGGTGTTGGAGGACCTGGCATTGGCCGGCTACCACATGCTGGACCCCAAAAAGCCACTGGACGTTCGGCAGTGCGAGTGCGTGCTGAAGGCGCTGGCGCGGCTCCAAGCCACGTCCATCGTGTTCGAGGAGCGAGAGGGCCGGCGACTATCTGATAAGTACCCGCTGCTTGCGGAGGAGTCTCTCTTCTGCAGCAAATCGGACTCTCAACTTTACATCGCACACTCCATCAGCCGCCGCGATACGCACGATTTGCTGGACCTCGTACCTCGCTTCGCACCGGGCACGCCGCACAACAGAAGTCTACACAGTCTCCTCGACACTGCTATGGAATCGGTTTATGAACTCTTGAAACCAAGTGGCAAGTAA